A genomic stretch from Falco naumanni isolate bFalNau1 chromosome 4, bFalNau1.pat, whole genome shotgun sequence includes:
- the WIPI2 gene encoding WD repeat domain phosphoinositide-interacting protein 2 isoform X1 produces the protein MNLASQSGDAGSGHLLFANFNQDNTSLAVGSKSGYKFFSLSSVDKLEQIYECTDTEDVCIVERLFSSSLVAIVSLKAPRKLKVCHFKKGTEICNYSYSNTILAVKLNRQRLIVCLEESLYIHNIRDMKVLHTIRETPPNPAGLCALSINNDNCYLAYPGSATIGEVQVFDTINLRAANMIPAHDSPLAALAFDASGTKLATASEKGTVIRVFSIPEGQKLFEFRRGVKRCVSICSLAFSMDGMFLSASSNTETVHIFKLETVKEKPQEEPTTWTGYFGKVLMASTSYLPSQVTEMFNQGRAFATVRLPFCGHKNICALATIQKIPRLLVGAADGYLYMYNLDPQEGGECTLMKQHKLDGSMEPANEILESASHDRPLVAQAYSAAVTKGTYVPSSPTRHAYTDDLGAVGGACLEDETNSLRLDEDSEHPPMILRTD, from the exons atccCTTGCAGTTGGCAGTAAATCAGGCTACaaattcttctctctttcttctgtggACAAATTAGAGCAGATCTATGAATGCA CTGACACAGAAGATGTGTGCATTGTGGAGAGGCTGTTCTCCAGTAGTCTGGTGGCCATAGTAAGCCTTAAAGCTCCACGCAAGCTGAAAGTTTGTCACTTTAAGAAGGGGACAGAGATTTGCAACTACAGTTACTCCAACACCATCTTGGCTGTCAAACTCAATAGACAG AGGCTGATAGTATGTCTGGAAGAGTCTCTTTATATACACAACATAAGAGACATGAAGGTATTACATACAATCAGGGAGACGCCTCCCAATCCTGCAG GGTTGTGTGCTTTATCGATAAACAATGATAACTGCTACCTGGCCTATCCAGGAAGTGCCACTATTGGAGAAGTACAGGTCTTTGACACCATCAATCTG AGAGCTGCTAATATGATCCCAGCTCATGATAGTCCCTTGGCTGCTTTGGCATTTGATGCAAGTGGTACTAAACTTGCCACTGCATCAGAAAAG GGGACAGTAATAAGAGTGTTTTCCATTCCAGAGGGACAGAAACTATTTGAATTCCGAAGGGGAGTGAAGAG gtgTGTGAGCATCTGTTCATTGGCTTTCAGCATGGATGGCATGTTTCTGTCTGCGTCCAGTAACACAGAGACGGTGCATATCTTCAAACTTGAGACTGTGAAAGAAAA ACCTCAGGAAGAGCCTACAACCTGGACAGGTTACTTCGGAAAAGTGCTGATGGCTTCAACAAGCTATCTGCCCTCTCAAGTAACAGAAATGTTCAACCAGGGTAGAGCCTTTGCTACAGTCCGCCTGCCGTTCTGTGGGCACAAAAACATCTGTGCACTTGCCAC AATCCAGAAAATCCCTCGTTTATTGGTGGGAGCTGCTGATGGGTATCTCTATATGTACAACCTAGACCCCCAAGAAGGAGGAGAGTGCACACTAATGAAGCAGCACAA GCTCGATGGCAGTATGGAGCCAGCCAATGAAATTTTAGAGTCTGCATCCCATGACCGGCCGTTGGTAGCGCAGGCATACAGTGCTGCTGTGACTAAAGGTACATATGTGCCTTCCTCACCCACAAGGCATG CCTATACTGATGacctgggtgctgtgggtggaGCTTGCCTGGAAGATGAAACCAACTCCCTTAGATTGGATGAAGACAGTGAGCATCCCCCCATGATCCTTCGGACAGACTAA
- the WIPI2 gene encoding WD repeat domain phosphoinositide-interacting protein 2 isoform X4 — protein sequence MMKYHTNTEKLIAGRVKLFISVLYFNLAADTEDVCIVERLFSSSLVAIVSLKAPRKLKVCHFKKGTEICNYSYSNTILAVKLNRQRLIVCLEESLYIHNIRDMKVLHTIRETPPNPAGLCALSINNDNCYLAYPGSATIGEVQVFDTINLRAANMIPAHDSPLAALAFDASGTKLATASEKGTVIRVFSIPEGQKLFEFRRGVKRCVSICSLAFSMDGMFLSASSNTETVHIFKLETVKEKPQEEPTTWTGYFGKVLMASTSYLPSQVTEMFNQGRAFATVRLPFCGHKNICALATIQKIPRLLVGAADGYLYMYNLDPQEGGECTLMKQHKLDGSMEPANEILESASHDRPLVAQAYSAAVTKGTYVPSSPTRHAYTDDLGAVGGACLEDETNSLRLDEDSEHPPMILRTD from the exons ATGATGAAATAtcacacaaatacagaaaaattgaTTGCTGGCAGGGTAAAACTGTTTATCAGTGTTCTGTATTTCAATTTAGCTG CTGACACAGAAGATGTGTGCATTGTGGAGAGGCTGTTCTCCAGTAGTCTGGTGGCCATAGTAAGCCTTAAAGCTCCACGCAAGCTGAAAGTTTGTCACTTTAAGAAGGGGACAGAGATTTGCAACTACAGTTACTCCAACACCATCTTGGCTGTCAAACTCAATAGACAG AGGCTGATAGTATGTCTGGAAGAGTCTCTTTATATACACAACATAAGAGACATGAAGGTATTACATACAATCAGGGAGACGCCTCCCAATCCTGCAG GGTTGTGTGCTTTATCGATAAACAATGATAACTGCTACCTGGCCTATCCAGGAAGTGCCACTATTGGAGAAGTACAGGTCTTTGACACCATCAATCTG AGAGCTGCTAATATGATCCCAGCTCATGATAGTCCCTTGGCTGCTTTGGCATTTGATGCAAGTGGTACTAAACTTGCCACTGCATCAGAAAAG GGGACAGTAATAAGAGTGTTTTCCATTCCAGAGGGACAGAAACTATTTGAATTCCGAAGGGGAGTGAAGAG gtgTGTGAGCATCTGTTCATTGGCTTTCAGCATGGATGGCATGTTTCTGTCTGCGTCCAGTAACACAGAGACGGTGCATATCTTCAAACTTGAGACTGTGAAAGAAAA ACCTCAGGAAGAGCCTACAACCTGGACAGGTTACTTCGGAAAAGTGCTGATGGCTTCAACAAGCTATCTGCCCTCTCAAGTAACAGAAATGTTCAACCAGGGTAGAGCCTTTGCTACAGTCCGCCTGCCGTTCTGTGGGCACAAAAACATCTGTGCACTTGCCAC AATCCAGAAAATCCCTCGTTTATTGGTGGGAGCTGCTGATGGGTATCTCTATATGTACAACCTAGACCCCCAAGAAGGAGGAGAGTGCACACTAATGAAGCAGCACAA GCTCGATGGCAGTATGGAGCCAGCCAATGAAATTTTAGAGTCTGCATCCCATGACCGGCCGTTGGTAGCGCAGGCATACAGTGCTGCTGTGACTAAAGGTACATATGTGCCTTCCTCACCCACAAGGCATG CCTATACTGATGacctgggtgctgtgggtggaGCTTGCCTGGAAGATGAAACCAACTCCCTTAGATTGGATGAAGACAGTGAGCATCCCCCCATGATCCTTCGGACAGACTAA
- the WIPI2 gene encoding WD repeat domain phosphoinositide-interacting protein 2 isoform X3, which translates to MERSLAVGSKSGYKFFSLSSVDKLEQIYECTDTEDVCIVERLFSSSLVAIVSLKAPRKLKVCHFKKGTEICNYSYSNTILAVKLNRQRLIVCLEESLYIHNIRDMKVLHTIRETPPNPAGLCALSINNDNCYLAYPGSATIGEVQVFDTINLRAANMIPAHDSPLAALAFDASGTKLATASEKGTVIRVFSIPEGQKLFEFRRGVKRCVSICSLAFSMDGMFLSASSNTETVHIFKLETVKEKPQEEPTTWTGYFGKVLMASTSYLPSQVTEMFNQGRAFATVRLPFCGHKNICALATIQKIPRLLVGAADGYLYMYNLDPQEGGECTLMKQHKLDGSMEPANEILESASHDRPLVAQAYSAAVTKGTYVPSSPTRHAYTDDLGAVGGACLEDETNSLRLDEDSEHPPMILRTD; encoded by the exons ATGGAAAG atccCTTGCAGTTGGCAGTAAATCAGGCTACaaattcttctctctttcttctgtggACAAATTAGAGCAGATCTATGAATGCA CTGACACAGAAGATGTGTGCATTGTGGAGAGGCTGTTCTCCAGTAGTCTGGTGGCCATAGTAAGCCTTAAAGCTCCACGCAAGCTGAAAGTTTGTCACTTTAAGAAGGGGACAGAGATTTGCAACTACAGTTACTCCAACACCATCTTGGCTGTCAAACTCAATAGACAG AGGCTGATAGTATGTCTGGAAGAGTCTCTTTATATACACAACATAAGAGACATGAAGGTATTACATACAATCAGGGAGACGCCTCCCAATCCTGCAG GGTTGTGTGCTTTATCGATAAACAATGATAACTGCTACCTGGCCTATCCAGGAAGTGCCACTATTGGAGAAGTACAGGTCTTTGACACCATCAATCTG AGAGCTGCTAATATGATCCCAGCTCATGATAGTCCCTTGGCTGCTTTGGCATTTGATGCAAGTGGTACTAAACTTGCCACTGCATCAGAAAAG GGGACAGTAATAAGAGTGTTTTCCATTCCAGAGGGACAGAAACTATTTGAATTCCGAAGGGGAGTGAAGAG gtgTGTGAGCATCTGTTCATTGGCTTTCAGCATGGATGGCATGTTTCTGTCTGCGTCCAGTAACACAGAGACGGTGCATATCTTCAAACTTGAGACTGTGAAAGAAAA ACCTCAGGAAGAGCCTACAACCTGGACAGGTTACTTCGGAAAAGTGCTGATGGCTTCAACAAGCTATCTGCCCTCTCAAGTAACAGAAATGTTCAACCAGGGTAGAGCCTTTGCTACAGTCCGCCTGCCGTTCTGTGGGCACAAAAACATCTGTGCACTTGCCAC AATCCAGAAAATCCCTCGTTTATTGGTGGGAGCTGCTGATGGGTATCTCTATATGTACAACCTAGACCCCCAAGAAGGAGGAGAGTGCACACTAATGAAGCAGCACAA GCTCGATGGCAGTATGGAGCCAGCCAATGAAATTTTAGAGTCTGCATCCCATGACCGGCCGTTGGTAGCGCAGGCATACAGTGCTGCTGTGACTAAAGGTACATATGTGCCTTCCTCACCCACAAGGCATG CCTATACTGATGacctgggtgctgtgggtggaGCTTGCCTGGAAGATGAAACCAACTCCCTTAGATTGGATGAAGACAGTGAGCATCCCCCCATGATCCTTCGGACAGACTAA
- the WIPI2 gene encoding WD repeat domain phosphoinositide-interacting protein 2 isoform X5, with translation MKVLHTIRETPPNPAGLCALSINNDNCYLAYPGSATIGEVQVFDTINLRAANMIPAHDSPLAALAFDASGTKLATASEKGTVIRVFSIPEGQKLFEFRRGVKRCVSICSLAFSMDGMFLSASSNTETVHIFKLETVKEKPQEEPTTWTGYFGKVLMASTSYLPSQVTEMFNQGRAFATVRLPFCGHKNICALATIQKIPRLLVGAADGYLYMYNLDPQEGGECTLMKQHKLDGSMEPANEILESASHDRPLVAQAYSAAVTKGTYVPSSPTRHAYTDDLGAVGGACLEDETNSLRLDEDSEHPPMILRTD, from the exons ATGAAGGTATTACATACAATCAGGGAGACGCCTCCCAATCCTGCAG GGTTGTGTGCTTTATCGATAAACAATGATAACTGCTACCTGGCCTATCCAGGAAGTGCCACTATTGGAGAAGTACAGGTCTTTGACACCATCAATCTG AGAGCTGCTAATATGATCCCAGCTCATGATAGTCCCTTGGCTGCTTTGGCATTTGATGCAAGTGGTACTAAACTTGCCACTGCATCAGAAAAG GGGACAGTAATAAGAGTGTTTTCCATTCCAGAGGGACAGAAACTATTTGAATTCCGAAGGGGAGTGAAGAG gtgTGTGAGCATCTGTTCATTGGCTTTCAGCATGGATGGCATGTTTCTGTCTGCGTCCAGTAACACAGAGACGGTGCATATCTTCAAACTTGAGACTGTGAAAGAAAA ACCTCAGGAAGAGCCTACAACCTGGACAGGTTACTTCGGAAAAGTGCTGATGGCTTCAACAAGCTATCTGCCCTCTCAAGTAACAGAAATGTTCAACCAGGGTAGAGCCTTTGCTACAGTCCGCCTGCCGTTCTGTGGGCACAAAAACATCTGTGCACTTGCCAC AATCCAGAAAATCCCTCGTTTATTGGTGGGAGCTGCTGATGGGTATCTCTATATGTACAACCTAGACCCCCAAGAAGGAGGAGAGTGCACACTAATGAAGCAGCACAA GCTCGATGGCAGTATGGAGCCAGCCAATGAAATTTTAGAGTCTGCATCCCATGACCGGCCGTTGGTAGCGCAGGCATACAGTGCTGCTGTGACTAAAGGTACATATGTGCCTTCCTCACCCACAAGGCATG CCTATACTGATGacctgggtgctgtgggtggaGCTTGCCTGGAAGATGAAACCAACTCCCTTAGATTGGATGAAGACAGTGAGCATCCCCCCATGATCCTTCGGACAGACTAA
- the WIPI2 gene encoding WD repeat domain phosphoinositide-interacting protein 2 isoform X2, translating to MNLASQSGDAGSGHLLFANFNQDNTSLAVGSKSGYKFFSLSSVDKLEQIYECTDTEDVCIVERLFSSSLVAIVSLKAPRKLKVCHFKKGTEICNYSYSNTILAVKLNRQRLIVCLEESLYIHNIRDMKVLHTIRETPPNPAGLCALSINNDNCYLAYPGSATIGEVQVFDTINLRAANMIPAHDSPLAALAFDASGTKLATASEKGTVIRVFSIPEGQKLFEFRRGVKRCVSICSLAFSMDGMFLSASSNTETVHIFKLETVKEKPQEEPTTWTGYFGKVLMASTSYLPSQVTEMFNQGRAFATVRLPFCGHKNICALATIQKIPRLLVGAADGYLYMYNLDPQEGGECTLMKQHKLDGSMEPANEILESASHDRPLVAQAYSAAVTKAYTDDLGAVGGACLEDETNSLRLDEDSEHPPMILRTD from the exons atccCTTGCAGTTGGCAGTAAATCAGGCTACaaattcttctctctttcttctgtggACAAATTAGAGCAGATCTATGAATGCA CTGACACAGAAGATGTGTGCATTGTGGAGAGGCTGTTCTCCAGTAGTCTGGTGGCCATAGTAAGCCTTAAAGCTCCACGCAAGCTGAAAGTTTGTCACTTTAAGAAGGGGACAGAGATTTGCAACTACAGTTACTCCAACACCATCTTGGCTGTCAAACTCAATAGACAG AGGCTGATAGTATGTCTGGAAGAGTCTCTTTATATACACAACATAAGAGACATGAAGGTATTACATACAATCAGGGAGACGCCTCCCAATCCTGCAG GGTTGTGTGCTTTATCGATAAACAATGATAACTGCTACCTGGCCTATCCAGGAAGTGCCACTATTGGAGAAGTACAGGTCTTTGACACCATCAATCTG AGAGCTGCTAATATGATCCCAGCTCATGATAGTCCCTTGGCTGCTTTGGCATTTGATGCAAGTGGTACTAAACTTGCCACTGCATCAGAAAAG GGGACAGTAATAAGAGTGTTTTCCATTCCAGAGGGACAGAAACTATTTGAATTCCGAAGGGGAGTGAAGAG gtgTGTGAGCATCTGTTCATTGGCTTTCAGCATGGATGGCATGTTTCTGTCTGCGTCCAGTAACACAGAGACGGTGCATATCTTCAAACTTGAGACTGTGAAAGAAAA ACCTCAGGAAGAGCCTACAACCTGGACAGGTTACTTCGGAAAAGTGCTGATGGCTTCAACAAGCTATCTGCCCTCTCAAGTAACAGAAATGTTCAACCAGGGTAGAGCCTTTGCTACAGTCCGCCTGCCGTTCTGTGGGCACAAAAACATCTGTGCACTTGCCAC AATCCAGAAAATCCCTCGTTTATTGGTGGGAGCTGCTGATGGGTATCTCTATATGTACAACCTAGACCCCCAAGAAGGAGGAGAGTGCACACTAATGAAGCAGCACAA GCTCGATGGCAGTATGGAGCCAGCCAATGAAATTTTAGAGTCTGCATCCCATGACCGGCCGTTGGTAGCGCAGGCATACAGTGCTGCTGTGACTAAAG CCTATACTGATGacctgggtgctgtgggtggaGCTTGCCTGGAAGATGAAACCAACTCCCTTAGATTGGATGAAGACAGTGAGCATCCCCCCATGATCCTTCGGACAGACTAA